Proteins from a single region of Acidimicrobiales bacterium:
- the hemG gene encoding protoporphyrinogen oxidase codes for MTTRLMVVGGGIAGLAAAWEAVQRGAEVTVLEAGPRLGGKIETGSVDGVPVESGPDAFLARVPWAVDLCRELDLDLVAPAVGRALVWSGGRLRPVPEGMLLGVPTGVTAMARSGLLSPLGMARAAFDFVLPRTPVDGDVSVGELVSRRLGREVLERLVDPLIGGINAGRADQLSAAAVAPQVVAAAKAHRSLVLGARRTRTVSEGPVFLTVPQGLSVLVETLVARLRQAGAEVRTDSPVSSLDDLDGNVVLAVPAPAAASLLGGEAGQLLAGIEHASVALVTMAYPADAVPSLQASGFLVPRREGRLLTACSFGTVKWPHWAPPEQVVLRVSAGRAGDDRALRLTDDQLARRLHAELVELAGVSAEPTSTHVRRWVDGFPQYRVGHLDRVARIEQALPAHVAVAGAAYRGLGIPACIKQGRDAAARLVPST; via the coding sequence CGCGGCTGGGCGGCAAGATCGAGACGGGCTCGGTCGACGGTGTGCCCGTGGAGTCGGGGCCCGACGCCTTCCTGGCTCGTGTGCCATGGGCCGTCGACCTGTGCCGCGAGCTCGACCTCGACCTGGTGGCGCCCGCGGTGGGGCGGGCGCTGGTGTGGTCGGGCGGGCGCTTGCGGCCTGTCCCCGAAGGCATGTTGCTGGGGGTGCCCACGGGCGTGACGGCGATGGCGCGCTCGGGGCTCCTGTCGCCGTTGGGGATGGCCCGCGCCGCCTTCGACTTCGTGCTGCCGCGGACGCCGGTCGACGGCGACGTCTCGGTCGGCGAATTGGTGTCGCGCCGGCTCGGGCGCGAGGTGCTCGAACGGTTGGTCGACCCACTGATCGGCGGCATCAACGCCGGGCGCGCCGACCAGTTGAGCGCGGCCGCAGTGGCGCCCCAGGTGGTGGCCGCCGCCAAGGCCCACCGCAGCTTGGTGCTCGGCGCTCGTCGCACGCGGACGGTGAGCGAAGGACCGGTGTTCCTCACCGTTCCTCAAGGGCTCAGCGTGCTGGTCGAGACCCTGGTGGCACGACTGCGCCAGGCGGGCGCCGAGGTGCGCACCGACTCGCCGGTGTCGTCGCTCGACGACCTCGACGGCAACGTGGTGCTCGCCGTCCCCGCGCCCGCGGCGGCCTCGTTGCTCGGTGGTGAGGCAGGCCAGTTGCTGGCGGGCATCGAGCACGCATCGGTGGCCTTGGTGACCATGGCGTACCCGGCCGACGCCGTGCCTTCCTTGCAGGCCTCCGGGTTCTTGGTGCCCCGACGGGAAGGCCGGCTGCTGACGGCATGCTCGTTCGGCACGGTGAAGTGGCCGCACTGGGCGCCGCCGGAACAAGTGGTGCTGCGAGTCTCGGCGGGACGGGCGGGCGACGATCGTGCGCTGCGGCTGACCGACGACCAGTTGGCTCGGCGCCTGCACGCCGAGTTGGTGGAGCTTGCCGGTGTCAGCGCCGAGCCGACGAGCACGCACGTACGCCGGTGGGTCGACGGGTTCCCGCAGTACCGCGTGGGCCACCTCGACCGGGTGGCCCGCATCGAGCAGGCGCTGCCCGCCCACGTCGCCGTGGCGGGCGCCGCCTACCGGGGGCTGGGCATCCCGGCCTGCATCAAGCAAGGCCGCGACGCCGCAGCACGCCTCGTCCCGAGTACATAG